One window from the genome of Methanofollis sp. encodes:
- the serA gene encoding phosphoglycerate dehydrogenase — translation MGFTLKFRVLVSDPLAEEGIEILKETCDVDVHTNLTEEQLIEAIKDYDAILVRSGTEVTAAVIEAGTNLKYIGRAGAGVDNIDTEAATRRGIPVANAPMGNTLAATEHTIAMMLSLARNIPQATASLKKKEWKRSKFMGVEVNEKTLGIVGLGRIGREIAKRVIAMDMKVVGYDPFITKENAAQMGVELMGIDDLVKVADFITVHTPLTPETKHLINAERIATMKDGVRLINCARGGIIDETAMYDGLVSGKIAGAALDVFESEPPFESPLLTLDSVIVTPHLGASTVEAQKNVAISVAKQCLAVFAGEPAKYAVNVPMVPPDQQDLMEPFAYLAERMGKLATQLVEGRIGEINITYGGDLAQNRFTRYITRAVLKGILDPVLREPVNFVNAEYVTKERGIKVAETKTEASSGFKNLITLTVKTDVGEETVSGSVFSKDRIRITSIGGYTMDMVPEGSVIISRHLDKPGVIGRASTILGAAEINIAGMQVGRKKPGEEAIMVLNVDSDVPAAVMDEMRAKVGIFSAKFAKL, via the coding sequence ATGGGGTTTACATTGAAATTCAGAGTCCTTGTCAGCGATCCGCTGGCTGAAGAAGGCATTGAAATATTAAAGGAGACGTGCGACGTCGATGTCCACACGAACCTGACCGAAGAGCAGTTGATCGAGGCGATCAAAGACTACGATGCAATTCTCGTGCGGAGCGGAACCGAGGTCACGGCAGCAGTGATCGAGGCCGGGACAAACCTGAAGTACATCGGGCGCGCAGGGGCCGGCGTCGACAATATCGATACCGAAGCAGCGACGCGCCGCGGCATCCCGGTTGCGAACGCTCCGATGGGCAACACCCTTGCGGCGACCGAGCACACGATTGCGATGATGCTTTCCCTTGCACGCAACATCCCACAGGCGACCGCATCCCTGAAAAAGAAGGAGTGGAAGCGTTCGAAGTTCATGGGAGTCGAGGTGAACGAGAAGACCCTCGGCATCGTCGGTCTCGGTCGGATCGGCCGTGAGATCGCAAAGCGCGTCATCGCGATGGACATGAAGGTCGTCGGCTACGACCCCTTCATCACGAAGGAGAACGCGGCGCAGATGGGCGTTGAGTTGATGGGTATCGATGATCTGGTGAAGGTCGCGGACTTCATCACGGTGCACACGCCCCTGACGCCCGAGACGAAGCACCTGATCAATGCCGAGCGCATCGCCACGATGAAGGACGGCGTCAGGCTGATCAACTGCGCCCGCGGTGGGATCATTGACGAGACGGCGATGTACGACGGGCTTGTGTCCGGGAAGATCGCCGGCGCTGCCCTCGATGTCTTCGAGAGCGAACCTCCCTTCGAGTCGCCCCTCCTCACGCTGGACAGCGTGATCGTCACCCCGCACCTCGGGGCGAGCACGGTCGAGGCGCAGAAGAATGTGGCGATCTCTGTGGCAAAGCAGTGCCTTGCCGTCTTTGCCGGCGAGCCTGCAAAGTATGCGGTGAACGTGCCGATGGTCCCGCCAGACCAGCAGGACCTGATGGAGCCCTTCGCCTACCTTGCCGAGAGGATGGGCAAGCTCGCCACCCAGCTCGTCGAGGGAAGGATCGGGGAGATCAACATCACGTACGGTGGCGACCTCGCCCAGAACCGCTTCACCAGGTACATCACCCGCGCCGTCCTCAAGGGGATCCTCGACCCGGTCCTCCGTGAGCCTGTGAACTTCGTCAACGCCGAATACGTGACGAAGGAGCGGGGCATCAAGGTGGCGGAGACGAAGACCGAGGCGTCTTCTGGATTCAAGAACCTGATCACCCTGACGGTGAAGACAGATGTAGGCGAAGAGACGGTCTCGGGTTCGGTCTTCTCGAAGGACAGGATCAGGATCACCTCCATCGGCGGCTACACGATGGACATGGTCCCCGAGGGCTCGGTCATCATCTCCCGCCACCTGGACAAGCCGGGCGTGATCGGCAGGGCCTCGACGATTCTCGGGGCGGCAGAGATCAACATCGCCGGCATGCAGGTGGGCAGGAAGAAGCCGGGCGAAGAGGCGATCATGGTCCTCAACGTCGATTCCGATGTCCCTGCGGCGGTCATGGACGAGATGCGCGCCAAGGTCGGGATCTTCTCCGCAAAGTTTGCAAAGCTCTGA
- a CDS encoding MazG-like family protein → MPDSWDLSECARKAVAFRDERGFKTFNDPKNLAAAISIEAAELEEMFLWRGREEFGEIDRERMSEIADERADIVIYALIFAHDAEIDLRAAVDARIKKPG, encoded by the coding sequence ATGCCCGACAGCTGGGATCTCTCAGAGTGCGCGCGGAAAGCGGTTGCATTCAGAGACGAGAGAGGATTCAAGACGTTCAATGACCCGAAGAACCTGGCCGCCGCGATCTCCATCGAGGCGGCCGAGCTGGAGGAGATGTTCCTGTGGAGGGGGAGAGAGGAGTTCGGGGAGATCGACCGGGAAAGGATGTCCGAGATCGCAGACGAACGTGCCGACATCGTGATCTATGCCCTGATCTTCGCACATGATGCGGAGATCGACCTCAGGGCGGCGGTCGATGCCAGGATCAAAAAACCGGGATAA